A single window of Thalassoroseus pseudoceratinae DNA harbors:
- a CDS encoding reverse transcriptase domain-containing protein produces MKRHGNLWPTLTSFKHLLRSSEKAKRGKRFRPAVARYEFNLERELWKLREQLQKRTYRPGHYRSFYIYEPKKRLISAAPYRDRIVHHALTGVLEPIFEPTFISNSYACRKGKGTHAAVNRCQQFARRFRYVFKADIRKFFPSMDHAILKEQVARKIKDPDVLWLSGLIIDGSNPQEEVRDHFPGDDLLTPGERRRGIPIGNQTSQFFANVYLDPLDHFVKERLRFKGYVRYVDDFLLFSDDKRQLNEARQQISEFLIQLRLKLHSRKNTIFPVEEGIRFLGYRVFPTHRLLAKENVWRFVRRVRRMQAQYREGEIGLPEIKQRLMSWSGHARQADTHRLRTYLFDTIAFRRATAE; encoded by the coding sequence ATGAAACGACACGGGAATCTCTGGCCGACATTGACATCCTTCAAGCATCTGCTGCGATCCTCCGAGAAGGCGAAACGAGGCAAACGATTCCGCCCCGCTGTGGCCCGCTACGAGTTCAATCTTGAACGGGAGCTCTGGAAGTTGCGGGAGCAATTACAAAAGAGGACCTATCGCCCCGGCCACTATCGCTCATTTTACATTTACGAGCCGAAGAAGCGGCTCATCAGTGCCGCACCTTACCGGGATCGCATCGTGCATCATGCGTTGACCGGCGTGCTGGAACCGATCTTCGAGCCGACTTTCATTTCCAACTCGTATGCCTGCCGCAAGGGAAAAGGTACGCACGCCGCCGTGAACCGTTGCCAACAGTTTGCCCGGCGATTCCGCTATGTGTTCAAGGCCGACATTCGCAAGTTCTTCCCTTCGATGGATCACGCCATCCTCAAGGAACAGGTGGCCCGCAAGATCAAAGACCCGGACGTGCTATGGCTGTCGGGACTCATCATCGACGGCAGCAATCCACAGGAAGAAGTCCGTGATCACTTTCCCGGAGATGACCTATTGACGCCCGGCGAACGAAGACGAGGCATCCCAATCGGCAATCAGACCAGCCAGTTTTTCGCCAACGTCTACCTCGACCCGTTAGATCACTTCGTCAAGGAACGGCTGCGATTCAAGGGCTATGTCCGTTACGTTGACGATTTTCTGTTGTTCTCCGATGACAAACGACAACTGAACGAAGCCCGGCAGCAGATCAGCGAATTCCTCATCCAGCTACGCCTGAAACTCCATTCCCGTAAGAACACAATCTTCCCGGTCGAGGAGGGTATTCGGTTTTTGGGTTATCGAGTGTTTCCCACGCATCGACTGCTGGCGAAAGAGAACGTGTGGAGATTCGTGCGGCGTGTTCGCCGGATGCAGGCCCAATACCGTGAAGGGGAAATTGGGCTACCAGAAATCAAACAGCGATTGATGAGTTGGTCGGGCCATGCCCGGCAAGCCGACACGCATCGCCTGCGGACGTATTTGTTTGATACAATCGCATTCCGGAGGGCGACGGCTGAGTAG
- the avd gene encoding diversity-generating retroelement protein Avd produces the protein MKKEEELVIITKTYDLILWSCNHTGRFPRQHRFVLGERLERTLYDLLETLIQAKYSRERTPLLNDANLKLEILRFQMRLAKDLQCLQVKSYAFAAKQIDEIGKLVGGWLRSGKTGR, from the coding sequence ATGAAGAAAGAGGAAGAACTGGTCATCATCACGAAGACCTACGACCTGATCTTGTGGAGTTGCAACCACACGGGACGCTTTCCAAGGCAGCATCGTTTTGTTTTGGGGGAGCGATTGGAACGCACACTCTACGATTTGCTGGAAACGCTGATTCAGGCGAAGTACAGCCGGGAGCGAACGCCACTGTTGAACGATGCCAACCTGAAACTGGAAATCCTCCGCTTCCAGATGCGGCTGGCAAAAGACCTGCAATGCCTGCAAGTGAAGAGCTACGCCTTCGCCGCCAAGCAGATTGACGAGATCGGCAAACTAGTCGGTGGCTGGCTGCGATCAGGAAAGACAGGTCGATGA